From Roseburia hominis, the proteins below share one genomic window:
- the tnpB gene encoding IS200/IS605 family element RNA-guided endonuclease TnpB — protein MLKAYKYRIYPDNGQKTQIAKTFGCCRFVYNRTLAYRKEAYEQEKKSFSKTDCNNYCNRELKKSYEWLKEADKFALTNAIYNMDSAYQKFFKEHSGYPKFKSKHDNYKSYTTNFTNGNITVNFETGRIKLPKLKEVRAKLHREFRGQIKSATVSQGPSGKYYVSILVETEHEELAHTNQSIGLDLGIKDLCITSNGRKYENPRTIKKYERKLARQQRKLAHKEKGSKNYYKAKKQLTICHEKITNTRKDYLHKITHEIVSENQVIVSENLQIKNMVKNHHLAKSISDVSWYELTRQLEYKSKWNGREYIKIDTFYASSQLCFVCGYQNTDTKNLSVREWTCSVCGAKHDRDINAAKNILAEGLRQIA, from the coding sequence ATGCTGAAAGCATATAAATACAGGATTTATCCGGATAACGGGCAGAAAACCCAGATTGCAAAAACATTCGGTTGCTGCCGTTTTGTATATAACCGGACACTTGCATATCGAAAAGAGGCTTATGAGCAAGAGAAAAAGTCTTTTAGTAAAACAGACTGTAACAATTACTGTAACAGGGAATTAAAGAAATCATATGAATGGCTAAAGGAAGCGGATAAGTTTGCCCTGACGAATGCAATTTACAACATGGATTCTGCCTATCAGAAATTTTTTAAGGAACATTCGGGCTATCCAAAGTTTAAGAGTAAACACGATAATTATAAATCATATACAACGAATTTTACGAATGGGAATATAACTGTAAATTTCGAGACAGGAAGAATAAAACTTCCAAAATTAAAAGAGGTAAGGGCAAAGCTACATAGAGAGTTCCGTGGCCAGATAAAATCAGCTACAGTCAGCCAAGGTCCAAGTGGGAAATACTATGTGTCAATACTGGTAGAAACAGAGCATGAAGAATTAGCGCACACAAATCAAAGTATAGGTTTGGACTTGGGGATTAAGGATTTATGCATTACATCGAATGGGAGAAAGTACGAAAATCCAAGGACAATAAAGAAATATGAGAGGAAACTGGCAAGGCAGCAAAGGAAGCTGGCACATAAGGAAAAAGGCAGCAAGAATTATTATAAAGCAAAGAAACAACTCACAATATGCCATGAGAAGATAACAAACACCAGAAAAGATTATCTGCATAAGATTACACACGAAATTGTCAGCGAAAACCAAGTGATAGTTTCAGAAAATTTGCAGATAAAAAACATGGTTAAAAACCATCATCTGGCAAAGTCCATAAGTGATGTATCATGGTATGAGCTGACAAGGCAACTGGAATATAAGTCAAAATGGAATGGCAGGGAATATATCAAAATAGATACATTTTATGCCAGCAGTCAGTTGTGTTTTGTCTGTGGATATCAGAATACAGATACAAAAAATTTGTCAGTGAGAGAATGGACATGTTCTGTATGTGGAGCGAAACATGACAGGGATATCAATGCGGCAAAGAATATTTTAGCGGAAGGATTACGGCAGATAGCATAA